ATAAACACGAGTTGGCTGTCCTGCAGAAAGACTGGAAGTCGAGGATCACAGAGATACAGGAGCAACTGGATAATTATCATGGTCGTATATCTTTGCTTAAAGAAGAAAGAAAAGCTAAATCAGCGTTATTACAAACCCGGCTTTTCGAACAATATTTATTCCTAAATAAAAAAGGAGTATCCAAAGATATCCGTTCCATATTTGAGCAATTTAATCAATCGGTTCCCCCTGCAGGAGCGGGTGAGTGTGCAGCTCCAAAATTGTTGCAGTATGCTTTTCTGCATCAGCTAACACCTGTTGCCATGGCCGAATTTTGGTGGGGAGATTCTCCGGCATCTGAAATAAGAAAACATAAGAACTATTATCCGGCATGTAAAGGAAAGTGTGAACCTATTCTGTCACATATGCTGGATGGCATGATACTCGAAGATAATCCATTACTTGAAGCCCCAAAAGCGCAATCTGATTTAGAGATCTTATACGACGATGAAGATATTGCTGTAGTCAATAAGCCAGCTGAGTTCTTATCCGTTCCGGGTATTCATATACAGGACTCTGTATACACCCGTATGCAAACCGCATTTCCAGAGGCAACAGGGCCTATTATTGTACATCGGCTGGATATGTCTACCTCAGGTATTCTGCTGATTGCTAAACATAAAGATGCACATAAGTTTATCCAGCAGCAGTTTATCAATCACAGTATTGAAAAACGCTATGTTGCACTTCTGGATGGTATAGTAGCAGAAGATGAAGGAATTATTGATCTGCCTCTTCGCCTGGATCTGGATGACAGACCGAGACAGATGGTATGTTATGAATATGGCAAGAAGGCAATAACAAAGTTTCAGGTACTATCCCGTGTAAATGGACAAACAAAGATTCTGTTTTTCCCGGTCACAGGACGTACGCATCAACTTCGTGTACACGCTGCTCATCTGCTGGGATTGCATAAGCCAATTGTCGGAGACGATCTCTATGGCACCAAATCAAACAGACTTCATTTGCATGCTGCATACCTATCATTTGTACATCCGCGCACAAAAAAAACAGTCATTTTTGAAACAAAAGCACCTTTTTAAAGCTGACTAGAAGGTTTAATTAGTCAGAATTTTGTCAATTATTTGACCATTTTTTAACCTAAGTCCCTCAGGATCTATTGTTAACGCAATTTTGTATATTCTTATTATTTTTAAGACGTATAGACACTTACTTTTCTGTTAATAATTATTTAATTTTGCAATGTTTATTAGAACATTTAAACATTTTGATTAAAAAGTCAAAAGTTTAGTTTTAGTAAATCGAACAAACTAGAGACTAATGAAAACTACTATAAGTGAAATATTTACTAAACAAATCTGGAAGGGTTTACTCTTTGTGCTATTGACATTTATGAGCACAACTTCCGTATTTGGTCAGCAAGTCATGCTGAAAGGTAAAGTATTGGATATTGTGACTCGTAAACCTATAGATTACGCGACCATTGCCGTTATAGGAGCTCCAGCGGGAAACAGCACATCAACGGACAGCCGCGGTGAATTCAGCTTAAAAATCGATGGAAGTTATACTAAATTCAGGGTTACCTATGTCGGGTACGAATCACAGGATATCCTGATCAATCCGACCAATTCGGATAATATCACCATTAATCTTGTTCCGGAAGAAAATGTTCTGGAAGAAGTAGTGGTCAAAGCGAAGAAAGCAAAATACAGGAATAAAGATAATCCAGCTGTAGAATTGATTCGCAAGGTCATCGATAATAAAGAAAAAAACAGATTAGAAGCTCAGGATTATGCTGAATTTCAACAATATGAGAAGATCTCCATGGCACTCAGCAATCTGTCTGAAAAATTTAAAAACAGAAAAATATTCAAGCAATATCAATTTTTATTTGAAAAAGATGATTCTGTAAAAAATGAAAACAGATATGTATTACCGGCTTATATAGAAGAGAAATTATCTCAGGTATACCAACGCAGAAGTCCCAAAAAGACTAAACAATTTGTTATTGCAGAGCAAAAGGCTCAGTTTGATCCTAAATTTGTAGATAATAACGGTCTGAGTAACTACTTCAACAGACTTTACGAAAACATTGATATTTACGACAATAACATTTCATTGTTGACCAATCAGTTTTTGAGTCCGATTGCCGGTTCATCCCCTACTTTTTATAAATTTTTTATTACGGATACGATCAAGACGGAATCTCCATATCTGGTTGAATTGAGCTTCTTCCCCCGTAATAAAGCGGATATGTTATTTAAGGGAAAATTATATATCACTTTAGATGGTAACTATGCTGTACGTAAAGCGGAATTAACCGTTGCTGATGGCATTAACCTGAATTTTGTAAGGGATATGGCTATCGATCTGGACTTCAGCAAAGATAAGAGTGGCCGTTTCTTTCTGACCAGCAGCTCGCTGGCTATGGATTTTGCATTATCAGAAAAAGGCACCGGTATCCGCGGACAGCGCACCGTTTCCTATACCGACTTTAAGACCGGTATTGTGCAACCAGACAGTATATATCAGGGTCCTGATGTCGTGATTGTCAATGAAGGCAAAAAAGGTACACAAGCATTTGATGAACAATACTGGAGCACACACCGCCCTGTAGCCCTAAAGAAGAATGAATCGGTGATCTATCATAATATAGATACGTTACAAATGATGCCATCTTTCAAACGGTTTATGGATATAGCAGCTCTTGTGCTTTCAGGATACAAGCAGGCTGGCCCGGTAGAAATTGGTCCGGTCAATACGTTCTACAGTTTCAATCCGGTAGAAGGTTTGAGGCTACGTGTTGGGGGACGTACAACAGAAGCTTTCAGTAAACGTTTCTATGCGGAGTCTTATGCTGCATATGGTTTTAAAGATGAAAAGTGGAAGTATTTTATCAGCGGAACATATTCACTGAATAATAAATCAGTGTATTCATTCCCGATGCATTATATCCGCGCATCCTTTCAGAGAGACACCAAAATTCCGGGACAAAATCTGGAATTTATTCAGGAAGACAACTTTTTATTGTCTTTCAAACGCGGAGAGAATGAACGTTACCTGTATAATGATATCTATCGTTTAGAATACAAAAGAGAATTCGACAATAACTTATCTTACACAGTTGGTTTTAGTAAATGGAAACAACAGCCAGCCGGTATTCTGACCTACCAGATGCTGGATGAAAACGGAAATTCAAAACTGTTTAACGAGTTAAATACAACTGAGATCTCTGTGGGCTTACGTTGGGCTCCAAAAGAACAATATTATCAGGGTAAGCTGTACAGAACTCCAATATTTAACAAGTACCCTATTTTCACGCTGAACTATACGGGTGGAGTGAAAGGCTTGCTTGATGGAGAATACAACTATCACAACTTTACAGGAGGCGTATTTAAACGTTTCTATCTTTCACAACTGGGGTATGCAGATGTAAATCTTGAAGGAACTTATATTGCCGGAAATGAAATTCCATTCCCGTTACTGACTATACACAGAGCGAATCAGACCTATGCATATCAGTTAAATTCATTCAACCTGATGAACTTTATGGAGTTTGTAAGTGATCATTCAGCTTCCACTAATATTCAGTATTATATGAATGGTTTTATTCTGAATAAAATTCCATTGGTCAAAAAATTAAAATGGAGAGAAGTATTCAGTTTCAAAGCGGTGTATGGAGGTTTACGTAATGAAAACAACCCGGACATCACCAATAAGGTATTTACATTCCAGAAGAATGAGGATAATGTTCCTATTTCTTACACCTTCGCAGATGGACGCCCTTATATGGAGGCCAGTGTAGGTTTGTACAATATATTTAAGATCTTACGTGTAGATGCTGTAAAACGTCTCAACTATCTGGATCATCCGGATGCACCAAGTTGGGGAATCAGAGCACGTATTAAATTTGATTTTTAGCCGTATCTATATATTTTTTATATTTAGTTTTCTAGTTAAGGGGAGTTTGCAAAAACTTCCCTTTTTTATTGGCCGAGTGAATAAAAATTTCTAAATTTAAATAACTATTGTATAAACCATTGAATATAAACAAAAAAGACATTGTTATTGAGGCTCAAATGCTTGTCCGCCGACCTGTCGGGGATGTATTTATGGCTTTTATTGATCCGGAGATAACCCGTCATTTTTGGTTTACATCCGGTAGTTCTATTCTTGAAAAAGGCAAGACTGTAGTCTGGACATGGGAAATGTACGGAGTATCTGCAGAAGTAGAAGTACTGGATATTCTCACAAATGACAAAATAAGTGTTCTATGGGGTGAGCCCCGCACGCATATAGATTTTCTCTTTCAACCTGTCAGCCCGGAAAGTACATATGTACGCATCCGGAATTATGGTTTTGAAGTCTTAGAAGATGAGCAATTGATCTCCTTTCTGACAGACTCTACCGGTGGATTTACGACTGTTGTAGATGGATTGAAAGTATATATGGAACAAGGCATCAATCCCGGGTTGATTGCAGACAAATTTCCTGTCGGACATTAGTCGCAAATAACCTCTGCATACGTATTGTTTTAAAAAACCGACACTTTTTCCCTATGAAAGTGATCAATAACTAATATAAACTAATATACAGTCGTTATGGCAAAAGTACATCATTACCTTAATTTTGACGGTCAGGCCGAAAATGCATTTAATTTTTACAAATCAGTATTTGGAGGAGAATTCAGGTCTTTTATGCGGTATCAGGACATGCCTTCTCATGAAGAAATACCAGATGAAATCAGTAACAGAGTACTGCATGTGGTACTTCCGATCAGCAAACATTTTGTGCTGATGGGTGCTGACGTGCATGACGACTATGGCTCAGCAATCAACAGAGGTAACAATTCATTTATTCTGCTGGCAGCAGATTCATCTGAAGAAGCATTACGGTTGTACAAAGGCTTATCGGAGGGAGGAGAAGTTGAAATGCCTATGGAAGAAACATATTGGTCACAATTATACAGTTCATTCAAGGACAAGTACGGAATATGCTGGATGATCAACTATGACGGCAGCAAACTGGATCGCTGGGGACAGTAACCCACTCCGGATAACAATCCAATAGCACCGGACTTTAATCCGATGCTATTGGAATGTTAGGTATAATGTACCAGTGAAATAATATCATGATTAAAACG
The Sphingobacterium spiritivorum genome window above contains:
- a CDS encoding DUF5686 family protein, with amino-acid sequence MKTTISEIFTKQIWKGLLFVLLTFMSTTSVFGQQVMLKGKVLDIVTRKPIDYATIAVIGAPAGNSTSTDSRGEFSLKIDGSYTKFRVTYVGYESQDILINPTNSDNITINLVPEENVLEEVVVKAKKAKYRNKDNPAVELIRKVIDNKEKNRLEAQDYAEFQQYEKISMALSNLSEKFKNRKIFKQYQFLFEKDDSVKNENRYVLPAYIEEKLSQVYQRRSPKKTKQFVIAEQKAQFDPKFVDNNGLSNYFNRLYENIDIYDNNISLLTNQFLSPIAGSSPTFYKFFITDTIKTESPYLVELSFFPRNKADMLFKGKLYITLDGNYAVRKAELTVADGINLNFVRDMAIDLDFSKDKSGRFFLTSSSLAMDFALSEKGTGIRGQRTVSYTDFKTGIVQPDSIYQGPDVVIVNEGKKGTQAFDEQYWSTHRPVALKKNESVIYHNIDTLQMMPSFKRFMDIAALVLSGYKQAGPVEIGPVNTFYSFNPVEGLRLRVGGRTTEAFSKRFYAESYAAYGFKDEKWKYFISGTYSLNNKSVYSFPMHYIRASFQRDTKIPGQNLEFIQEDNFLLSFKRGENERYLYNDIYRLEYKREFDNNLSYTVGFSKWKQQPAGILTYQMLDENGNSKLFNELNTTEISVGLRWAPKEQYYQGKLYRTPIFNKYPIFTLNYTGGVKGLLDGEYNYHNFTGGVFKRFYLSQLGYADVNLEGTYIAGNEIPFPLLTIHRANQTYAYQLNSFNLMNFMEFVSDHSASTNIQYYMNGFILNKIPLVKKLKWREVFSFKAVYGGLRNENNPDITNKVFTFQKNEDNVPISYTFADGRPYMEASVGLYNIFKILRVDAVKRLNYLDHPDAPSWGIRARIKFDF
- a CDS encoding SRPBCC domain-containing protein codes for the protein MNINKKDIVIEAQMLVRRPVGDVFMAFIDPEITRHFWFTSGSSILEKGKTVVWTWEMYGVSAEVEVLDILTNDKISVLWGEPRTHIDFLFQPVSPESTYVRIRNYGFEVLEDEQLISFLTDSTGGFTTVVDGLKVYMEQGINPGLIADKFPVGH
- a CDS encoding VOC family protein gives rise to the protein MAKVHHYLNFDGQAENAFNFYKSVFGGEFRSFMRYQDMPSHEEIPDEISNRVLHVVLPISKHFVLMGADVHDDYGSAINRGNNSFILLAADSSEEALRLYKGLSEGGEVEMPMEETYWSQLYSSFKDKYGICWMINYDGSKLDRWGQ
- a CDS encoding RluA family pseudouridine synthase; protein product: MGKPEFLHYFSQDIQGIPVPEKFTFPFCYEPHALSIIASGELQHYLQHQSEWQHNFGLGNSSDQQVIGKMFGVLVVTDSSGTPGYLCAFSGKLAGTNAHKHFVPPVFDMLQKDSFFLLEEEEINEINRQIATLEQDELLTQLKTDLQAVTRSAEESISHFKQQLKKLKEERKQIRTIQTEVLSASDFQLLEADLIKQSLRDKHELAVLQKDWKSRITEIQEQLDNYHGRISLLKEERKAKSALLQTRLFEQYLFLNKKGVSKDIRSIFEQFNQSVPPAGAGECAAPKLLQYAFLHQLTPVAMAEFWWGDSPASEIRKHKNYYPACKGKCEPILSHMLDGMILEDNPLLEAPKAQSDLEILYDDEDIAVVNKPAEFLSVPGIHIQDSVYTRMQTAFPEATGPIIVHRLDMSTSGILLIAKHKDAHKFIQQQFINHSIEKRYVALLDGIVAEDEGIIDLPLRLDLDDRPRQMVCYEYGKKAITKFQVLSRVNGQTKILFFPVTGRTHQLRVHAAHLLGLHKPIVGDDLYGTKSNRLHLHAAYLSFVHPRTKKTVIFETKAPF